From Rhodococcus antarcticus, the proteins below share one genomic window:
- a CDS encoding rhodanese-like domain-containing protein → MDPVTQPTVPSAPVSALPDDVVLLDVREDDEWAAGHATGALHIPLAEVPARLAELGEGTVHVVCKSGGRSAQAVAWLNQNGVDAVNVEGGTTAWAQAGKPMEATGSAAPTVL, encoded by the coding sequence ATGGATCCCGTGACCCAGCCCACCGTGCCCAGCGCCCCCGTCTCCGCCCTGCCCGACGACGTCGTCCTGCTCGACGTCCGGGAGGACGACGAGTGGGCCGCCGGCCACGCCACCGGTGCCCTGCACATCCCGCTCGCCGAGGTGCCGGCGCGTCTCGCCGAGCTGGGCGAGGGCACGGTGCACGTGGTGTGCAAGAGCGGCGGCCGCTCCGCCCAGGCCGTGGCCTGGCTGAACCAGAACGGTGTGGACGCCGTCAACGTCGAGGGCGGCACCACCGCCTGGGCCCAGGCCGGCAAGCCCATGGAGGCCACCGGGTCGGCCGCTCCCACCGTCCTGTAG
- a CDS encoding ESX secretion-associated protein EspG, producing the protein MNGQRWRLTPEEVQVVWPLTGVSRLPFPFDVRPTAATVDEQRAVDAAARARLATGHVLAGGRLDPDLHSALLVLVRPRAALDAVGFLGDRPSDLVRILAARSGTSGVLAVQLPGLAEDAGGDLLGQTVPAAGLPAAPVRALPPAPPGRSGAVRVGPTGASAACAGSTGRATADTCCATTPT; encoded by the coding sequence GTGAACGGCCAGCGGTGGCGCCTCACCCCCGAGGAGGTCCAGGTCGTCTGGCCACTGACGGGGGTCAGCCGCCTGCCGTTCCCCTTCGACGTCCGTCCCACGGCCGCGACGGTGGACGAGCAGCGTGCAGTGGACGCTGCGGCACGCGCACGGCTTGCGACCGGCCACGTGCTCGCCGGCGGCCGGCTCGACCCCGACCTGCACAGCGCGCTGCTCGTCCTGGTCCGGCCCCGTGCAGCGCTGGACGCCGTCGGCTTCTTGGGTGATCGGCCGTCGGACCTGGTGCGGATCCTGGCGGCGCGCTCCGGCACCTCAGGCGTGCTCGCCGTCCAGCTCCCCGGCCTCGCCGAGGACGCCGGGGGCGACCTGCTGGGACAGACGGTGCCCGCCGCTGGGCTCCCCGCCGCGCCCGTCCGGGCGCTGCCGCCGGCACCACCTGGCCGCAGCGGTGCCGTGCGGGTGGGGCCGACCGGCGCGAGTGCCGCGTGCGCTGGTTCGACCGGCCGGGCGACGGCCGATACCTGCTGCGCCACGACGCCGACGTGA
- a CDS encoding cation acetate symporter — translation MTAPPITLAAIALVAVLTVGVGAYGVRMARTTSDFLVASRSVGPRTNAAAISGEYLSAASFLGVAGLVAKYGADALWYPVGFTAGYLALLLFVAAPLRRSGAYTIPDFAEFRLGSTRLRRLATLVVVLIGWLYLVPQLQGAGLTLRILTGAPSWVGALAVGVVVVANVAGGGMRSITFVQAFQYWLKLTAIGVPAIVLLLHHGADSRPVGAPVPPTVSAETRVDVTTDVVLDVARPVVVQLDGVPTRFDVGQHEVRAGTVLTLAAGSDVPVVDGVPTTDAAWLLPSGGLGGDHPLYETYSLILATFLGTMGLPHVLVRFYTNADGRAARRTTLVVLALLGVFYLFPTVLGVLSRLYVPQLLVTGTTDAAVLLLPGALLSGIGGQLLAALVAAGAVAAFLSTSSGLVVSVAGVLSTDVLRGRVRDFRVAALLAGTVPVALTLALVRLDLSQTVGLAFAVAASTFCPLLVLGIWWRELTAAGAAAGLVVGGALAVAAVVASVVDGGAQGWLGSVVSQPAALSVPAAFLVMIGVSLATRGSAPPDVGRRLLRMHAPERLGMGVDRDVERWGE, via the coding sequence GTGACCGCGCCGCCGATCACCCTGGCCGCGATCGCGCTCGTCGCGGTGCTGACCGTCGGCGTGGGTGCCTACGGGGTGCGGATGGCCCGCACCACCTCGGACTTCCTCGTCGCCTCGCGCAGCGTGGGGCCGCGCACCAACGCCGCCGCCATCTCCGGGGAGTACCTCTCGGCGGCGTCCTTCCTGGGGGTGGCCGGGCTCGTCGCCAAGTACGGGGCCGACGCGCTCTGGTACCCGGTCGGGTTCACCGCCGGCTACCTCGCGCTGCTGCTGTTCGTCGCCGCCCCGCTGCGCCGATCGGGTGCGTACACGATCCCCGACTTCGCGGAGTTCCGGCTCGGCTCCACGCGGCTGCGCCGGTTGGCGACGCTCGTGGTGGTGCTCATCGGGTGGCTGTACCTGGTGCCCCAGCTGCAGGGCGCCGGACTGACCCTGCGAATCCTCACCGGGGCACCGAGCTGGGTGGGCGCGCTGGCGGTCGGGGTCGTGGTGGTGGCCAACGTGGCCGGGGGCGGCATGCGCTCCATCACCTTCGTCCAGGCTTTCCAGTACTGGCTCAAGCTCACGGCCATCGGGGTGCCGGCGATCGTCCTGCTGCTGCACCACGGGGCTGACTCCCGCCCCGTCGGCGCGCCGGTCCCGCCCACGGTGTCCGCCGAGACCCGGGTCGACGTGACCACGGACGTGGTGCTCGACGTGGCCCGGCCGGTGGTGGTGCAGCTGGACGGCGTGCCGACCCGGTTCGACGTCGGCCAGCACGAGGTTCGGGCCGGCACGGTGCTGACCCTGGCCGCCGGCTCCGACGTGCCCGTGGTGGACGGGGTGCCCACCACGGACGCGGCCTGGCTGCTGCCCTCGGGCGGGCTCGGCGGCGACCACCCGCTGTACGAGACCTACTCGCTGATCCTGGCCACGTTCCTCGGAACCATGGGTCTGCCGCACGTGCTCGTCCGCTTCTACACGAACGCCGACGGACGGGCCGCGCGCCGGACGACCTTGGTGGTGCTGGCCCTGCTCGGCGTGTTCTACCTGTTCCCGACGGTGCTGGGGGTGCTGTCCCGGCTGTACGTGCCGCAGCTGCTCGTCACCGGGACCACGGACGCGGCCGTCCTGCTGCTGCCGGGCGCGCTGCTCTCCGGTATCGGCGGGCAGCTGCTCGCGGCCCTCGTCGCGGCCGGCGCGGTGGCCGCGTTCCTCTCGACGTCGTCGGGCCTGGTCGTCAGCGTGGCGGGGGTGCTCTCGACGGACGTCCTCCGCGGGCGGGTGCGCGACTTCCGGGTGGCCGCGCTGCTGGCCGGGACCGTGCCGGTGGCACTGACGCTGGCGCTGGTGCGGCTGGACCTCTCGCAGACCGTCGGCCTGGCGTTCGCCGTCGCGGCCTCGACCTTCTGCCCGCTGCTGGTGCTCGGCATCTGGTGGCGCGAGCTCACGGCCGCCGGGGCGGCGGCGGGCCTGGTGGTGGGTGGGGCGCTGGCGGTCGCGGCCGTGGTGGCCTCGGTGGTCGACGGCGGGGCGCAGGGCTGGCTGGGCTCGGTGGTGAGCCAGCCGGCGGCGCTCAGCGTGCCCGCCGCGTTCCTCGTCATGATCGGCGTCTCGCTGGCCACCCGGGGCTCCGCTCCCCCCGACGTCGGCCGGCGGCTGTTGCGGATGCACGCCCCCGAGCGCCTCGGGATGGGCGTGGACCGCGACGTCGAGCGCTGGGGGGAGTAG
- a CDS encoding sensor histidine kinase — MLTAVSVAALVVAAVVVVLLIRRLRDRRGFSSPLERVVHDTLHTASQAATALRRGLSAESATVAAPHLRALLGTAATALTDARGELLAWHGGGEQHAEDLLTAARRALETSRRALVPHADVDCGRLGCAVRALVVVPLVLEDTGVVGVLGAVSTSEAGPGLLRTADEVARYAATQIELAELDDSRNALASAEVRALRAQISPHFLYNALTTIASFVRTDPERARELVLEFADFTRYSFRTAGEFTTLADELRNIDRYLTLERARFGSRLQVRLQVAPEVLGVVLPFLALQPLVENAVRHGLSGSANGGTVTVVAEDAGTECVISVEDDGVGMDPARLQPGGDLSTAEAHSSGTHVGLGNVDDRLRAAFGDDYGLVVETALGAGTKVSLRVPKFRAGVRS; from the coding sequence GTGCTCACCGCCGTCAGCGTCGCCGCGCTCGTCGTCGCTGCCGTGGTGGTCGTCCTGCTCATCCGTCGGCTGCGGGACCGGCGGGGGTTCTCGAGCCCGCTGGAGCGGGTGGTGCACGACACCCTGCACACTGCCTCGCAGGCCGCGACGGCGCTGCGGCGCGGGCTGTCGGCCGAGTCCGCCACCGTGGCCGCGCCGCACCTGCGGGCCCTGCTCGGCACGGCGGCCACCGCGCTCACCGACGCCCGCGGCGAGCTGCTCGCGTGGCACGGGGGCGGCGAGCAGCACGCCGAGGACCTGCTGACCGCCGCCCGGCGGGCGCTCGAGACCTCCCGCCGGGCACTGGTCCCGCACGCGGACGTCGACTGCGGCCGGCTCGGCTGCGCGGTCCGCGCACTGGTCGTCGTCCCGCTGGTCCTGGAGGACACCGGCGTGGTGGGGGTGCTCGGCGCGGTGAGCACCTCCGAAGCCGGACCGGGGCTGCTGCGCACGGCCGACGAGGTGGCCCGCTACGCCGCCACCCAGATCGAGCTGGCCGAGCTGGACGACTCCCGCAACGCCCTCGCGAGCGCCGAGGTCCGGGCCCTGCGCGCGCAGATCAGCCCGCACTTCCTCTACAACGCCCTGACCACCATCGCCTCCTTCGTCCGCACCGACCCCGAGCGGGCCCGGGAGCTGGTCCTGGAGTTCGCGGACTTCACCCGCTACTCGTTCCGCACGGCCGGGGAGTTCACCACCCTGGCCGACGAGCTGCGCAACATCGACCGCTACCTGACCCTCGAGCGCGCCCGCTTCGGCTCGCGGCTGCAGGTCCGTCTGCAGGTGGCCCCGGAGGTGCTGGGGGTGGTGCTGCCGTTCCTGGCGCTGCAGCCGCTGGTGGAGAACGCGGTGCGGCACGGGCTCTCGGGCAGCGCGAACGGCGGCACCGTCACGGTCGTCGCCGAGGACGCCGGCACGGAGTGCGTCATCAGCGTCGAGGACGACGGGGTGGGGATGGACCCCGCGCGGCTGCAGCCGGGCGGCGACCTGAGCACCGCCGAGGCCCACTCGTCCGGCACGCACGTCGGACTGGGCAACGTCGACGACCGGCTCCGGGCCGCGTTCGGCGACGACTACGGGCTGGTGGTCGAGACCGCGCTGGGTGCGGGAACGAAGGTCAGCCTGCGGGTGCCCAAGTTCCGCGCCGGCGTGCGGTCGTAG
- a CDS encoding S49 family peptidase, which produces MVKLPSSLSSNLPARLSGTAGPVVTVVRLHGVIASGAAGLGRTQLNIDSVEGPLKRAFAADGLQAVALAVNSPGGSPTQSALIGDRVRQLAAEHEVPVLAFCEDVAASGGYWLACAADEIFATPTSMLGSVGVVSSGFGLTGLIDKLGVERRLHTQGANKARLDPFSPEKIEDVDWLLGMQESIHTEFKAWVRQRRGAALVGTDDELFTGEVWTGRRAVELGLADALGTLRGVLAERFPDAEVRMTSRTKSLAARLGLPGAAASAVGSVVAAVEDRAAWARWGL; this is translated from the coding sequence ATGGTCAAGCTGCCCTCGTCGCTGTCGTCGAACTTGCCCGCGCGGTTGTCCGGGACGGCGGGCCCCGTCGTCACCGTGGTGCGGCTGCACGGTGTGATCGCCTCCGGCGCAGCGGGTCTCGGACGGACACAGCTCAACATCGACTCCGTCGAGGGGCCGCTGAAGCGCGCGTTCGCGGCCGACGGGCTGCAGGCCGTGGCGCTGGCCGTCAACTCACCGGGCGGGTCGCCGACGCAGAGCGCGCTCATCGGCGACCGGGTCCGCCAGCTCGCCGCCGAGCACGAGGTGCCGGTGCTCGCGTTCTGCGAGGACGTCGCCGCGTCGGGGGGATACTGGCTGGCCTGCGCCGCCGACGAGATCTTCGCGACGCCCACGTCGATGCTCGGCTCCGTGGGTGTGGTCAGCTCGGGGTTCGGGCTCACCGGGCTGATCGACAAGCTCGGCGTGGAGCGGCGCCTGCACACCCAGGGCGCCAACAAGGCCCGGCTGGACCCCTTCTCGCCGGAGAAGATCGAGGACGTCGACTGGCTGCTGGGGATGCAGGAGTCCATCCACACCGAGTTCAAGGCCTGGGTGCGCCAGCGGCGGGGCGCCGCGCTCGTCGGCACCGACGACGAGCTGTTCACGGGCGAGGTGTGGACCGGTCGGCGGGCCGTGGAGCTGGGTCTGGCCGATGCCCTGGGCACCCTGCGGGGGGTGCTCGCCGAGCGCTTCCCGGACGCGGAGGTCCGGATGACCTCGCGCACGAAGTCGTTGGCCGCGAGGCTGGGTCTGCCCGGTGCGGCGGCCTCGGCGGTGGGCTCGGTGGTCGCGGCGGTGGAGGACCGGGCGGCCTGGGCGCGCTGGGGCCTCTGA
- a CDS encoding solute symporter family protein translates to MSAVLAQAAAADLGSPLVNILIFAGFVVFTLVIVFRASHNNKTAADYYTGGSSFSGAQNGVAISGDYLSAASFLGIAGAIAVYGYDGFLYSIGFLVAWLVALLLVAELLRNTGRFTMADVLSFRLKQGPVRTAAAISTLAVSLFYLLAQMAGAGGLVALLLGISDRGGQSVVIAVVGLIMIAYVLIGGMKGTTYVQIIKAALLIVGAAVMTVLVLAKVGFNLSELLGNAQTMASAAAKPKDILAPGAQYGATGTSKLNFLSLAIALVLGTAGLPHVLMRFYTVPTAKEARRSVVWSIGLIGLFYLFTLVLGYGAAALLGPDKILAAPGGVNSAAPLLAFELGGTIFLGVIAAVAFATILAVVAGLTITASASFAHDIYANVIKKGKVDERKQIAVSRITAVVIGIVAIALGILANGQNVAFLVALAFAIAASANLPTIVYSLFWRRFNTSGALWSIYGGLISTIGLIIFSPAVSGSATSMIKGSDFAYFPLANPGIVSIPLAFVLGIIGTLISSDKGSAAKNAEMEVRSLTGVGVEKAISH, encoded by the coding sequence ATGAGCGCGGTGCTCGCCCAGGCGGCGGCCGCGGACCTCGGCAGCCCGCTGGTCAACATCCTCATCTTCGCCGGGTTCGTGGTGTTCACGCTGGTCATCGTGTTCCGGGCCAGCCACAACAACAAGACCGCGGCCGACTACTACACCGGCGGGAGCTCGTTCTCGGGTGCGCAGAACGGTGTCGCCATCTCCGGTGACTACCTCTCGGCGGCGAGCTTCCTCGGCATCGCGGGCGCCATCGCGGTCTACGGCTACGACGGCTTCCTCTACTCCATCGGCTTCCTCGTCGCGTGGCTGGTGGCCCTGCTGCTGGTGGCCGAGCTGCTGCGCAACACCGGCCGCTTCACCATGGCCGACGTGCTGAGCTTCCGGCTCAAGCAGGGCCCGGTGCGCACCGCGGCCGCGATCTCCACCCTGGCGGTCTCGCTGTTCTACCTGCTCGCCCAGATGGCCGGGGCCGGTGGCCTCGTGGCGCTGCTGCTGGGCATCAGCGACCGCGGCGGGCAGTCCGTCGTCATCGCCGTCGTCGGGCTGATCATGATCGCCTACGTCCTCATCGGCGGGATGAAGGGCACCACCTACGTCCAGATCATCAAGGCTGCGCTGCTCATCGTCGGCGCGGCGGTCATGACGGTCCTCGTGCTGGCCAAGGTCGGCTTCAACCTCTCCGAGCTGCTGGGCAACGCCCAGACGATGGCAAGCGCCGCGGCCAAGCCGAAGGACATCCTCGCTCCCGGCGCGCAGTACGGCGCCACGGGCACCTCCAAGCTGAACTTCCTGTCGCTGGCCATCGCGCTGGTGCTGGGCACCGCCGGGCTGCCGCACGTGCTCATGCGCTTCTACACCGTGCCCACGGCCAAGGAGGCCCGGCGCTCGGTGGTCTGGTCGATCGGCCTGATCGGGCTGTTCTACCTGTTCACGCTGGTGCTCGGATACGGCGCGGCCGCCCTGCTGGGGCCGGACAAGATCCTGGCCGCCCCCGGTGGCGTGAACTCCGCAGCGCCGCTGCTGGCCTTCGAGCTGGGCGGGACGATCTTCCTCGGCGTCATCGCCGCCGTCGCGTTCGCGACCATCCTCGCCGTGGTCGCCGGGCTCACGATCACGGCGTCGGCGTCGTTCGCGCACGACATCTACGCCAACGTGATCAAGAAGGGGAAGGTCGACGAGCGCAAGCAGATCGCCGTCTCGCGGATCACCGCCGTGGTCATCGGGATCGTGGCCATCGCCCTGGGCATCCTCGCGAACGGCCAGAACGTGGCCTTCCTCGTCGCCCTGGCCTTCGCGATCGCGGCGTCGGCGAACCTGCCGACCATCGTGTACTCGCTGTTCTGGAGGCGCTTCAACACCTCCGGCGCCCTGTGGAGCATCTACGGCGGGCTCATCAGCACCATCGGTCTGATCATCTTCTCCCCGGCCGTCTCCGGCTCCGCGACGTCGATGATCAAGGGGTCGGACTTCGCGTACTTCCCCCTTGCGAACCCCGGCATCGTCAGCATTCCGCTGGCGTTCGTCCTCGGCATCATCGGCACGCTGATCAGCTCGGACAAGGGCAGCGCCGCCAAGAACGCCGAGATGGAGGTGCGCTCGCTGACCGGGGTGGGGGTCGAGAAGGCGATCTCCCACTAG
- a CDS encoding type IV toxin-antitoxin system AbiEi family antitoxin domain-containing protein, whose protein sequence is MDRWGLWTHAELDAAGVPRSTVRDRVRRGSLVRVLPGVFASGELDGRGMARAVTLWRPDAVLSHRTALWLWGLHPEPEWVEATVPRRTSVRTPRGVVLYRRDLPADARSSAWGLPVVTVERALLDGLAVVHGTDADLLVDRALGHELNPHVVAERMERDGKRRGRPAARRQLAQWPGIVDSKPERRLGRALRARGWRLETGARVLGGYRVDFLHRPTSTAVEVDGREFHSDPTTFVRDRWRQNTIQRGGLLVLRYAAASVLADVDGVAEDVVAALGERPRRRWSSF, encoded by the coding sequence GTGGACAGGTGGGGGCTGTGGACGCACGCCGAGCTCGACGCGGCCGGGGTGCCGCGGAGCACCGTCCGGGACCGGGTCCGCCGGGGCAGCCTCGTGCGCGTGCTTCCGGGTGTGTTCGCCTCGGGTGAGCTCGATGGTCGCGGGATGGCGCGGGCGGTGACGCTGTGGCGTCCGGACGCCGTCCTCAGCCACCGCACGGCCCTCTGGCTGTGGGGCCTGCACCCCGAACCCGAGTGGGTGGAGGCCACCGTTCCGCGTCGGACAAGTGTCCGTACGCCCCGCGGGGTGGTGCTGTACCGGCGGGACCTGCCCGCCGACGCCCGCAGCTCGGCCTGGGGACTCCCGGTCGTGACCGTCGAGCGAGCCCTGCTCGACGGGCTGGCCGTGGTGCACGGCACCGATGCGGACCTCCTGGTCGATCGGGCCCTCGGTCACGAGCTGAACCCGCACGTGGTGGCGGAGCGGATGGAGCGGGACGGGAAGCGGCGGGGGCGGCCGGCGGCTCGTCGTCAGCTCGCGCAGTGGCCGGGCATCGTCGACTCCAAACCCGAGCGGCGCCTGGGCCGTGCCCTCAGGGCCCGAGGGTGGCGCCTCGAGACGGGAGCCCGGGTGCTCGGCGGGTACCGGGTCGACTTCCTGCACCGGCCCACGAGCACCGCGGTCGAGGTGGACGGGAGGGAGTTCCACAGTGATCCGACCACGTTCGTCCGGGACCGGTGGCGGCAGAACACGATCCAGCGAGGCGGGTTGTTGGTGCTGCGCTACGCCGCTGCCTCGGTCCTCGCGGACGTGGACGGGGTCGCCGAGGACGTCGTGGCAGCGCTGGGCGAGCGTCCACGTCGGCGGTGGTCGTCGTTCTGA
- a CDS encoding DUF4328 domain-containing protein, with protein sequence MHPLTLAEGVAAPSDTVRARALAASARPLLVGAAVAFVAAAGAEAWRYGLLLRGRTELLGARTVALSDSVVVAAGVLAPVLAVISALVVALWLVRARHAAAEHAGRRDSRSTRAVLLGALLPVVNLGQAGVLVTELERSLGGGAGPSRLVRRWWAVFVLSGLLAALTWGWRLLGTAQAQADAVVLAGLSDLTAAVTAVLTLLVVLRCTERLGGAARPPRRRWVASVPAAARESA encoded by the coding sequence GTGCACCCGCTGACGCTGGCCGAGGGGGTTGCTGCGCCCAGCGACACCGTCCGCGCCCGCGCGCTCGCGGCCAGCGCCCGGCCTCTGCTGGTCGGCGCCGCCGTCGCGTTCGTGGCGGCGGCCGGGGCCGAGGCGTGGCGCTACGGGCTGCTGCTGCGCGGTCGCACGGAGCTGCTCGGCGCGCGGACGGTGGCGCTGTCGGACTCGGTGGTGGTGGCCGCCGGAGTGCTCGCGCCGGTGCTCGCCGTCATCTCCGCCCTGGTGGTGGCGCTGTGGCTGGTCCGGGCCCGGCACGCCGCCGCCGAGCACGCGGGGCGGCGGGACTCCCGCTCGACCCGTGCCGTCCTGCTCGGTGCCCTGCTGCCCGTGGTCAACCTGGGCCAGGCCGGTGTCCTGGTGACCGAGCTGGAGCGGTCCCTGGGCGGCGGTGCGGGGCCGTCCCGGCTGGTGCGCCGGTGGTGGGCCGTGTTCGTGCTCAGCGGCCTGCTCGCTGCGCTGACCTGGGGCTGGCGGCTGCTGGGCACCGCGCAGGCCCAGGCCGATGCGGTGGTGCTCGCAGGCCTGAGCGACCTCACCGCGGCGGTGACGGCCGTGCTCACGCTGCTGGTGGTGCTGCGGTGCACCGAGCGGCTCGGTGGTGCGGCCCGACCGCCTCGGCGTCGGTGGGTGGCCTCGGTCCCGGCGGCGGCGCGGGAGTCGGCGTGA
- a CDS encoding glycerophosphodiester phosphodiesterase family protein encodes MSIGVVAHRGSSAELPEHTLAAYERALLQGADALECDVRLTRDGHLVCVHDRRVDRTSTGHGVVSGMTLQRLAELDYGSWHDPFPETADALVAERDRGLPDPEEPAGVQRLLTLTLLLDLVTAHPGARLFVETKHPVRYGGLVEAKVLAELHRFGLARPADPVEATALVMSFSASAVWRVRRSAPKLPTVLLGRSAAALVVVPGSTAIGPKIDVIREDPDIVRRATAQGRDTYTWTVDSAEDVALCRELGVRWVATNHPLAVRGWLGPAG; translated from the coding sequence GTGAGCATCGGGGTCGTGGCCCACCGGGGCTCGTCCGCCGAGCTCCCCGAGCACACCCTGGCCGCCTACGAGCGCGCGCTGCTGCAGGGGGCCGACGCGCTGGAGTGCGACGTGCGGCTGACCCGCGACGGGCACCTGGTGTGCGTGCATGACCGTCGGGTCGACCGGACCTCGACCGGGCACGGCGTGGTCAGCGGCATGACCCTGCAGCGGCTGGCGGAGCTGGACTACGGCAGCTGGCACGATCCGTTCCCCGAGACGGCGGACGCCCTCGTCGCCGAGCGGGACCGCGGCCTCCCCGACCCGGAGGAGCCGGCCGGGGTGCAGAGGCTGCTCACCCTGACCCTGCTGCTGGACCTGGTCACCGCCCACCCCGGTGCGCGGCTGTTCGTGGAGACCAAGCACCCCGTGCGCTACGGCGGGCTCGTGGAGGCGAAGGTGCTGGCCGAGCTGCACCGCTTCGGTCTCGCGCGCCCGGCGGACCCGGTGGAGGCCACCGCCCTGGTCATGAGCTTCTCCGCGAGCGCGGTGTGGCGGGTGCGGCGCTCGGCCCCGAAGCTGCCGACCGTGCTGCTGGGCCGGTCCGCCGCGGCCCTGGTGGTGGTCCCGGGCAGCACGGCGATCGGCCCGAAGATCGACGTGATCCGCGAGGACCCCGACATCGTCCGCCGGGCCACCGCCCAGGGGCGCGACACCTACACGTGGACGGTCGACTCCGCGGAGGACGTGGCGCTGTGCCGCGAGCTCGGGGTCCGGTGGGTGGCGACCAACCACCCGCTGGCCGTGCGGGGCTGGTTGGGCCCGGCCGGGTAG
- a CDS encoding LytR/AlgR family response regulator transcription factor, whose amino-acid sequence MTDLAATSPPPEREPGALTVLAVDDEPPALDELAYLLRADGRVGLVRTAADSTTALRLLNSGELPAVDVVFLDIRMPGLDGLELARVLAAFADPPSVVFVTAHDDRAVEAYDIGAVDYLLKPIRAERLAESLRRIERLRAPGSPAETPADDVVAVELGGTTTLVPRSAVRWVEAQGDYARLHTATGSHLVRIPLAVLEERWGDAGFARVHRSYLVSLPLVTELRMVGSGYVVRLGPPHAPGAVELPVSRRHTRELKDVLVRTVKQSWSAR is encoded by the coding sequence GTGACCGACCTCGCTGCGACCAGCCCGCCCCCCGAGCGCGAGCCCGGGGCGCTCACCGTGCTCGCGGTCGACGACGAGCCCCCCGCCCTGGACGAGCTCGCCTACCTGCTGCGCGCCGACGGACGGGTCGGGCTGGTCCGGACAGCGGCCGACTCCACCACCGCGCTTCGACTGCTCAACTCCGGCGAGCTGCCCGCCGTCGACGTGGTGTTCCTCGACATCCGCATGCCCGGGCTGGACGGCCTTGAGCTGGCGCGCGTCCTCGCCGCCTTCGCCGACCCCCCGTCCGTCGTCTTCGTCACCGCCCACGACGACCGAGCCGTGGAGGCGTACGACATCGGGGCGGTGGACTACCTGCTCAAGCCGATCCGCGCCGAGCGCCTGGCGGAGTCGCTGCGCCGGATCGAGCGGCTGCGCGCCCCGGGCAGCCCCGCGGAGACCCCCGCCGACGACGTGGTTGCCGTCGAGCTGGGGGGCACCACCACGCTCGTGCCGCGCTCGGCCGTCCGGTGGGTCGAGGCGCAGGGCGACTACGCACGGCTGCACACCGCCACCGGGAGCCACCTCGTCCGCATCCCGCTCGCGGTCCTCGAGGAGCGCTGGGGCGACGCCGGCTTCGCCCGGGTGCACCGGTCCTACCTGGTGTCCCTGCCGCTGGTCACCGAGCTGCGGATGGTCGGTAGCGGGTACGTCGTCCGGCTCGGGCCGCCGCACGCCCCGGGAGCCGTGGAGCTCCCGGTCAGCCGTCGGCACACCCGCGAGCTCAAGGACGTGCTCGTGCGCACGGTGAAGCAGAGCTGGAGCGCCCGGTGA
- a CDS encoding DUF485 domain-containing protein produces the protein MSTVDEKPDQGPGPRTPDDQAFLDMQASPEFQELRSRLRKFVFPMTGLFLAWYLLYVLLADYAHDFMATKLVGNINVGLVLGLLQFVSTFVITGLYVRFANRDIDPRATAIREQLEGVRR, from the coding sequence GTGAGCACCGTCGACGAGAAGCCGGACCAGGGCCCCGGCCCGAGGACCCCGGACGACCAGGCGTTCCTGGACATGCAGGCCAGCCCGGAGTTCCAGGAGCTGCGCAGCCGGCTGCGGAAGTTCGTCTTCCCGATGACCGGCCTGTTCCTCGCCTGGTACCTGCTCTACGTCCTGCTCGCCGACTACGCGCACGACTTCATGGCGACCAAGCTCGTCGGCAACATCAACGTCGGCCTCGTCCTCGGTCTGCTGCAGTTCGTGTCGACCTTCGTCATCACCGGTCTCTACGTGCGCTTCGCCAACCGCGACATCGACCCGCGCGCCACCGCCATCCGTGAGCAGCTCGAGGGGGTGCGGCGATGA